From Vibrio artabrorum, a single genomic window includes:
- a CDS encoding VWA domain-containing protein — MIEETGLSRYCAKNEEVTDALLSDILTTIDKLQSKASPLVTGLIKQLEEEALNQIKQALEKKKNKRKQAKPLSLTNAQRARIAATASEETWQQLLSSEEGIGILPDVWQERLAVWSELEEVFTELGLITGLGFDLSKGVFQSHGWLDIVRLNKLVKKLPKLQSLIRDLGRDEQADGSVLEEIVIKMSVATRHEKHVVTPLVPMETKGITRSDSISRMLPQEASLLTNPILKKLWHAKRAEHALLSYSVEGTENLETEELIEQESISEKQGNKSNKNRGPMVICLDTSGSMAGLPENIAKASVLECLKVAYKEKRRCYVYLFGSKGEVSELDLTLDASGFNDLLNFLTMSFSGGTDVDEPLNKALQKCDSEEWYKADILLVSDGEFPVSPGLSRKISNRRKNHGLQVHGIQIGNSHYASMNKICEPIHYFSEWTDLRR, encoded by the coding sequence GTGATAGAAGAAACTGGATTAAGTCGATACTGTGCAAAGAATGAAGAGGTCACGGATGCGCTGCTTTCTGACATTCTAACTACGATAGATAAGCTTCAATCTAAAGCATCGCCGTTAGTTACTGGTCTGATTAAGCAGTTGGAAGAAGAAGCTTTAAATCAAATCAAGCAAGCTTTAGAGAAGAAAAAGAACAAGCGCAAGCAAGCTAAACCTCTTTCTCTAACCAACGCACAGCGAGCAAGAATTGCCGCAACTGCTTCAGAAGAAACCTGGCAGCAGTTGCTATCTAGTGAGGAAGGTATCGGGATCTTGCCTGATGTATGGCAAGAAAGACTGGCGGTATGGTCTGAGCTAGAAGAAGTATTTACGGAGCTAGGTTTAATTACAGGGTTAGGTTTTGACTTATCAAAAGGCGTTTTCCAAAGCCATGGTTGGCTCGATATTGTTCGGTTGAACAAGCTTGTAAAAAAACTTCCCAAGTTGCAAAGCTTGATTCGAGACTTAGGGCGTGATGAGCAAGCAGATGGCTCAGTTCTTGAAGAAATAGTGATCAAAATGAGTGTTGCTACTAGACATGAGAAGCATGTAGTAACACCTCTCGTCCCTATGGAAACTAAAGGCATTACTCGATCAGATTCGATCTCTAGAATGTTGCCCCAAGAAGCTTCACTGTTAACTAATCCTATACTCAAAAAACTCTGGCATGCCAAGCGCGCTGAGCATGCTTTACTTTCTTACTCAGTGGAAGGGACTGAGAACCTGGAAACAGAAGAGTTAATAGAGCAAGAGAGTATAAGTGAAAAGCAGGGCAATAAAAGTAATAAGAACCGAGGTCCGATGGTGATCTGCTTGGATACATCGGGCTCTATGGCTGGGTTGCCAGAAAATATTGCCAAAGCCAGTGTTTTGGAATGTCTAAAGGTCGCATATAAGGAAAAGCGTCGCTGCTACGTTTATTTGTTTGGTAGCAAGGGAGAAGTCAGTGAGCTTGACCTAACATTGGATGCTTCAGGCTTTAATGACTTACTTAACTTTTTAACCATGTCCTTTAGTGGTGGCACTGATGTCGACGAGCCTCTTAATAAAGCTCTGCAAAAATGTGATTCGGAAGAGTGGTATAAAGCCGATATCTTGCTAGTGAGTGATGGCGAATTTCCAGTGTCTCCGGGATTAAGTAGAAAAATTAGCAACCGAAGGAAAAATCATGGGTTACAGGTTCACGGTATTCAAATAGGTAACTCTCACTACGCATCAATGAACAAAATTTGTGAACCCATTCATTACTTTTCAGAGTGGACTGACTTAAGACGTTAG
- a CDS encoding McrB family protein, which yields MARYCGDRDSSILISNVSDFKETCLIQGRSLFTENNVWNLQTCSELMEYFVENLDEGEGDFFQKLETQLAGSSAEAKILAAEMLWLMFLCPSNIGPASKKASIERVFAWSGLEFDPTAKDKYLSDIALTGVGSAGTAYNTGRWRELVYVIRLVESLLTVPESDRKALLSDSTQLPQWLEAIPENGSRQFRHMFLYLLFPDTQERIFGNTDRKTILTTLTDMTSAQYNRTDTKDIDSSLFELRRSFEDEFGTKALDYYVEPLRSKWKHPKPSSINEINDTAQEYDVKSNDKPQPLNTILYGPPGTGKTYNTINKALEIIDPDFYNLHSDDRVAIKTRFDELVNSNRIGFVTFHQSFSYEDFVEGLKATTENNQVNYEIEDGIFKSICKKAHKSNYSDFIVRRESFASFDVEGITDELIIFRKKNGNRLPIAREVIDEFCTAFACGKFELNSEQKYWLKGFENRLEPYLITGFDSLYRDMLPKLVERSAKSSERSLNVVEEGCSDRSVLIIDEINRGNISNIFGELITLIEPSKRAGGKEALSVKLPYSKKAFSVPDNLHIIGTMNTADKSLAQLDIALRRRFQFVEMMTNYDLLATIPPIDGIDIEQMVRGINKRIELLYDREHTIGHSFFLSLKDTPSIEHLAEIFELQILPLLEEYFFEDWQRVAMVLGDHLKADESLRFVINQFDANEVAQLMGNDWDQMGVQPYVRNLQAFGIAAAYIGIYC from the coding sequence ATGGCTAGATACTGTGGTGATAGAGACTCTTCTATTTTAATTTCAAATGTATCTGATTTTAAAGAAACGTGCCTGATTCAAGGTCGATCACTGTTTACTGAGAACAACGTTTGGAATTTACAAACGTGTAGTGAGCTCATGGAGTATTTTGTTGAAAATTTAGATGAGGGAGAAGGCGATTTCTTCCAAAAGCTAGAAACTCAGTTAGCAGGCTCCTCGGCAGAAGCAAAAATCCTTGCAGCAGAGATGTTGTGGTTGATGTTCCTATGTCCAAGCAATATAGGTCCCGCTTCTAAAAAAGCCAGTATCGAGCGAGTATTCGCTTGGAGTGGTCTTGAGTTTGATCCTACCGCTAAAGATAAGTACCTTTCAGATATTGCATTAACTGGCGTTGGTAGTGCGGGTACGGCATATAACACAGGGCGCTGGCGTGAGCTTGTTTATGTTATTCGCTTGGTTGAGTCACTATTAACCGTTCCCGAATCTGACAGAAAGGCGCTGTTAAGTGATTCGACTCAGCTTCCGCAATGGTTAGAAGCCATTCCTGAAAATGGGTCGAGGCAGTTTCGGCACATGTTTCTGTATTTATTGTTTCCAGATACTCAAGAGCGAATATTTGGTAACACCGATAGAAAAACGATTCTTACGACCTTAACTGACATGACAAGTGCTCAATATAATCGAACCGATACAAAAGATATTGATTCGAGTTTGTTTGAATTACGTCGATCATTTGAAGATGAATTTGGGACTAAAGCGCTTGACTATTACGTTGAGCCATTACGTTCAAAATGGAAACACCCTAAGCCATCGTCCATCAACGAGATCAACGATACAGCGCAGGAGTATGACGTGAAGAGTAATGATAAACCTCAACCACTTAATACGATCCTTTATGGCCCCCCTGGTACAGGCAAAACCTATAACACGATTAATAAAGCTTTAGAGATCATTGACCCTGATTTTTACAACTTACACAGCGATGATCGAGTCGCCATTAAGACGCGATTTGATGAACTTGTAAACAGTAACCGAATTGGTTTTGTTACTTTCCATCAGAGTTTCAGCTATGAAGATTTTGTAGAGGGGCTGAAAGCGACGACTGAAAATAATCAAGTTAATTATGAAATTGAAGACGGTATCTTCAAGAGTATCTGTAAAAAAGCCCATAAATCGAACTACAGTGACTTTATTGTTCGTCGGGAGAGTTTCGCAAGTTTCGATGTTGAAGGTATCACTGATGAATTGATCATTTTCCGTAAGAAAAATGGCAATCGGTTACCAATAGCCAGAGAGGTTATTGATGAATTTTGTACGGCATTCGCCTGTGGCAAGTTTGAGTTGAATTCGGAACAAAAATATTGGTTAAAAGGCTTTGAAAATAGATTAGAGCCGTACTTAATCACGGGGTTTGATTCGTTGTATCGAGACATGCTTCCAAAGCTTGTCGAGAGAAGCGCGAAGTCATCAGAACGCTCATTGAACGTGGTTGAAGAAGGTTGTTCTGACCGGTCAGTTCTTATCATCGATGAAATCAACCGCGGCAACATTTCTAATATATTCGGTGAGTTAATCACTTTGATTGAGCCAAGCAAGCGGGCGGGTGGTAAAGAGGCGCTGTCGGTGAAGCTTCCATATTCAAAAAAGGCTTTTTCGGTTCCAGATAACTTACACATCATTGGCACGATGAACACGGCTGATAAGTCATTAGCTCAGCTCGATATTGCATTGCGTCGCCGTTTTCAGTTTGTAGAAATGATGACGAACTATGATCTGCTTGCAACCATCCCACCCATTGATGGTATCGATATTGAACAGATGGTTAGAGGCATTAACAAGCGAATAGAGCTGCTCTACGACCGCGAACATACGATAGGACACAGCTTCTTTTTATCATTAAAAGATACTCCGTCGATCGAGCATCTGGCTGAAATTTTTGAATTGCAGATCCTTCCATTGTTGGAAGAGTATTTCTTTGAAGATTGGCAACGAGTGGCCATGGTTCTGGGTGACCACCTTAAAGCAGATGAGAGCTTGCGCTTTGTCATTAATCAATTTGACGCGAACGAGGTTGCTCAGTTAATGGGAAATGACTGGGACCAAATGGGCGTTCAGCCTTATGTCAGAAACCTCCAAGCTTTTGGCATTGCCGCAGCGTATATCGGCATCTATTGTTAA
- a CDS encoding AAA family ATPase, which yields MTTLVSAVNPNRKEKIQTLMAQMNSGLLEREHQVKLMMLAALSGEHVLLIGPPGTAKSELAKRLKSAFVEANYFERLVTRFSVPEELFGPLSIKSLEEDRYNRLTSGYLPEASVAFIDEIFKANSAILNSLLTLLNERQFDNGNRRVDVPLVSVVAASNELPDGQELSALYDRFILRSYVSPVSNDSFDKLLCGALVGFDPELNIRLKIEDLNEVQHLAEKVVITPATLEACKEFRHYLTAQEIYVSDRRWRKLVKLMKVSALTSGYNETSIYDAWILPHCLWEQPEQFEGLQDLYKRLVTVDGKEPPSRLIKVIKAWEGKLKEDQKTHKQDAKGRPLYLDRDGEETTKEVSKYHKKDYRGKLLYTDRYGDETTEQNRHFSGSQKNEPIMEAVKNTSIPLNSSFSKAHIEGRVREIQSLRSSVESNYNHVNKELSEVSGYFDKHLWLEKSLLSEVTNALQASIKEGDKLLKRVASLESDFKNLPLEESPTLILDPSNSDVIEGELCD from the coding sequence ATGACAACGTTGGTAAGTGCAGTTAATCCAAATAGAAAAGAAAAAATACAAACACTAATGGCTCAAATGAATAGCGGTTTATTAGAAAGAGAGCATCAAGTAAAGCTCATGATGCTTGCTGCTTTGTCAGGGGAGCATGTATTGTTGATAGGGCCTCCCGGTACAGCAAAGAGTGAATTAGCGAAACGCCTGAAGAGTGCGTTTGTTGAAGCCAATTACTTCGAGCGTCTAGTGACACGTTTTTCTGTACCTGAAGAGTTATTTGGCCCTCTTTCGATTAAATCGTTAGAAGAAGACCGATACAACAGGTTAACTAGTGGATATTTACCAGAAGCATCCGTTGCGTTTATTGATGAAATATTCAAAGCCAATAGTGCGATATTAAATAGTCTTTTGACGTTGCTGAATGAACGCCAGTTCGACAATGGAAATCGAAGAGTTGATGTTCCCTTAGTATCTGTGGTTGCAGCGAGTAATGAACTACCTGATGGTCAGGAACTAAGTGCACTGTACGATAGATTTATTCTGCGCTCTTACGTGTCACCTGTGTCTAATGATTCATTTGACAAACTATTGTGCGGTGCATTAGTGGGTTTTGATCCAGAGCTCAATATCCGTTTGAAAATAGAAGATTTAAATGAGGTACAGCATCTCGCCGAGAAAGTAGTTATAACTCCCGCGACATTAGAAGCTTGCAAAGAGTTTCGACATTACTTAACCGCACAAGAGATTTACGTATCTGATCGTCGTTGGCGTAAATTGGTGAAGTTGATGAAAGTATCAGCTTTAACCTCCGGTTATAACGAAACGAGTATCTACGACGCGTGGATTCTTCCTCATTGCTTATGGGAACAACCTGAACAGTTTGAAGGTCTTCAGGACCTTTATAAGCGCTTGGTGACAGTTGATGGAAAAGAACCGCCTTCACGACTAATAAAAGTGATAAAGGCTTGGGAAGGTAAGCTTAAAGAAGATCAAAAAACGCATAAACAAGATGCGAAAGGTCGCCCCTTATACCTCGACAGAGATGGAGAAGAAACAACGAAAGAGGTGAGTAAATACCATAAAAAAGATTATCGCGGTAAGTTACTTTATACAGATCGTTACGGAGATGAGACAACAGAACAAAATCGACATTTCTCTGGCTCACAGAAGAATGAGCCAATCATGGAGGCGGTCAAAAATACTTCAATACCCCTGAATAGCTCTTTTTCCAAAGCTCATATTGAAGGGCGAGTTAGAGAAATCCAAAGTCTAAGAAGTAGTGTAGAATCCAATTACAATCATGTGAACAAAGAGCTATCAGAAGTCTCTGGCTACTTTGATAAACACCTCTGGCTAGAAAAAAGCTTATTGTCTGAAGTTACCAATGCTCTTCAAGCGTCTATAAAAGAGGGTGATAAATTACTTAAAAGGGTTGCTTCGTTGGAATCAGATTTTAAAAACCTTCCTCTAGAAGAATCCCCAACTTTAATTCTAGATCCAAGTAATAGTGACGTAATCGAAGGAGAATTGTGTGATTAG
- a CDS encoding AAA family ATPase translates to MKITSLTVGGFKGIKTKSVIPLAPITLFFGANSTGKSTVLHALLYLYEVVAKRNFDAQHSSIAGEALYFGGFQNLVHGKDLNGTITIGATLDFRDGASDIWDEYLSDSERWLLESYLGFTPDSEADEFNFELDIRWDHLKQKTFVSRYECNSKGNELCRIESQPGKQQSSITHYQPLPHWEVDESFSLNNLFDSGEWEEMFLKGQDALPNIYTRLDLSNAPFSWNKVFPDHPLAAKLFAEATSSQAILAPMKLLVKKLEDFIHIGPLRVVPNRSIVLNSKTSPQRWYDGTAGWETFAYSNESVKAKTNEKFTNNDFFGTNYCFESPAYGEASLSEKSVILKDSHTDIPLLPSSVGIGISQVFPFVVATSLEQDLIVSCEQPELHIHPKWQLALGDMMIEAVKHNQDRMFLIETHSEHLMLRLLRRTIDEGTLSITPDKISVINVFKHDDEIHYQRQRITDSGDFELDWPEGFFEERYGEV, encoded by the coding sequence ATGAAAATAACGTCACTGACTGTTGGTGGGTTTAAGGGAATAAAGACAAAGTCTGTCATTCCGTTGGCACCTATCACGCTTTTCTTTGGTGCGAACAGTACGGGTAAAAGTACTGTTTTGCATGCGTTGTTATATTTGTACGAAGTAGTCGCGAAGCGGAACTTTGATGCTCAACATAGTTCAATAGCGGGCGAGGCCCTCTATTTTGGTGGATTTCAAAACCTAGTTCATGGCAAAGACTTAAATGGCACTATTACTATAGGTGCCACTCTTGATTTTAGGGATGGTGCATCGGATATTTGGGATGAGTACTTGTCTGATTCTGAGCGTTGGTTACTCGAATCTTATTTAGGCTTTACTCCTGATTCAGAAGCGGATGAATTTAATTTCGAATTAGATATTAGATGGGATCACCTTAAACAGAAGACATTCGTCAGCCGTTATGAGTGTAACAGTAAAGGAAATGAGTTATGTCGCATAGAATCGCAACCAGGTAAACAGCAAAGTAGCATCACTCATTATCAACCGTTACCTCATTGGGAAGTAGATGAATCGTTCTCATTAAACAACTTATTTGATTCGGGAGAATGGGAAGAAATGTTCCTGAAAGGTCAGGACGCATTACCTAATATCTATACTCGTCTAGATCTATCTAATGCTCCATTCTCTTGGAATAAAGTTTTTCCTGATCATCCTTTAGCTGCAAAGTTGTTTGCAGAAGCTACATCTTCTCAAGCGATATTAGCGCCCATGAAATTGTTGGTGAAAAAGCTAGAAGACTTCATTCATATCGGGCCACTACGTGTTGTGCCAAATCGTTCGATAGTGTTAAACAGTAAAACCAGTCCACAACGTTGGTATGATGGGACTGCGGGTTGGGAGACGTTCGCTTACTCGAATGAAAGTGTTAAAGCTAAGACCAATGAGAAATTTACAAACAATGATTTCTTTGGCACCAATTATTGTTTTGAGTCTCCAGCTTACGGCGAAGCAAGTTTGAGTGAAAAATCAGTCATTCTTAAGGACTCTCATACTGACATCCCTTTATTGCCGTCAAGCGTCGGTATTGGTATATCACAAGTATTCCCATTCGTTGTTGCCACATCACTTGAACAAGACCTTATCGTATCGTGCGAGCAACCCGAACTGCATATTCATCCTAAATGGCAGTTGGCTTTAGGGGACATGATGATTGAAGCAGTCAAACATAACCAAGATAGAATGTTTCTCATCGAAACTCACAGTGAGCACTTGATGTTACGCCTTCTAAGAAGAACGATTGATGAAGGGACGCTCTCGATAACGCCTGATAAGATTAGTGTTATTAATGTGTTTAAGCATGACGATGAAATCCACTATCAACGCCAGCGTATTACAGACAGTGGGGACTTCGAACTTGACTGGCCAGAAGGTTTCTTTGAAGAGCGTTACGGAGAGGTGTAA
- a CDS encoding HEPN domain-containing protein — protein MYQARNIFDVSIQDAERILEAYEHMKSIPDLGRDPEELKRAALIMSLTAWETYVEDKVSEEVALQTKVLQGSQIGHFISNSLEKELKFFHTPNSKKTKDIFERFLGIDVTGSWSWPGYEDQERTRAKLNEWIKKRGDAVHRSVTDKQSSHLISKPEADKCIKFFKSLVEATDKAISD, from the coding sequence ATGTACCAAGCAAGAAATATCTTCGATGTGTCTATTCAAGACGCTGAAAGGATTTTAGAAGCATATGAACACATGAAGAGTATTCCAGATTTGGGACGTGACCCTGAAGAATTAAAGCGTGCTGCGCTGATAATGTCTTTAACCGCATGGGAAACTTATGTGGAAGACAAGGTTAGTGAGGAAGTTGCATTGCAGACAAAGGTACTTCAAGGCTCTCAGATAGGTCACTTCATCAGTAATTCATTGGAAAAAGAACTAAAGTTCTTTCATACGCCGAATAGCAAAAAAACAAAAGATATTTTTGAACGTTTTCTTGGTATTGATGTGACCGGTTCTTGGTCGTGGCCTGGTTATGAAGATCAAGAGCGAACCAGAGCTAAGTTGAACGAATGGATTAAAAAACGTGGAGACGCTGTTCATCGTTCTGTTACGGATAAGCAAAGCTCTCATTTAATCAGCAAACCTGAAGCGGATAAATGCATTAAGTTCTTTAAAAGCTTAGTGGAAGCGACAGATAAGGCGATAAGCGACTAA
- a CDS encoding DEAD/DEAH box helicase, with the protein MELTPVLKELQAFVYAEHEANMEKLLETWKKPLKEKLLKGETQQIESVRCSGSNHLEVVLGGNESRFREGDMICLHLGEPSNYKVFDQVAIEAENDGEWLLKLKVDQSLLPQLSEGCYADPSGMDLKSFYDKALADVAISKVGRDVLLPMLSGHLNTETIYDEDFDDAADYAESRGLNEKQSEAVGIGVASKYLACIQGPPGTGKTKVISIIAKLLVEAGQRVFMTSHTHMAINNALNKIVEEGVPVAKICSSGGKKSLSDKVQHFEYASKWQDIPDSGYVIGATPFATCSERLESFTFDTIIFDEASQITVPLALMAMRKGCRFVFVGDHKQLPPVILSQSVLEDSSAFSKMILGNEKVSVLLSQTYRMSPALTEWPSNCYYGGELESKRLPSLSLFSLPKKPHKYSDILSHDRPSVFVKTPGVNARSVNRKEAALVADVITAAVEAGLSAEEIGVVTPFRSHAKALKSCLQDKLGIFGSKLVVTDTVERMQGQEREMIIVSFCSSDPQYISAIAEFFFQAERLNVAITRPQTKLVIVGPEIPEDMLQQVDDLKVRKNIEDYKSLVRHCYKVEVD; encoded by the coding sequence ATGGAACTCACACCAGTATTAAAAGAACTGCAAGCTTTTGTGTATGCAGAGCATGAAGCTAACATGGAAAAACTTCTAGAAACTTGGAAGAAGCCTTTAAAAGAAAAATTATTAAAAGGCGAAACTCAACAAATAGAGTCAGTAAGATGTTCCGGTTCTAATCATCTGGAAGTCGTACTAGGTGGTAACGAATCACGCTTTAGAGAAGGCGACATGATTTGTTTGCACCTTGGTGAACCAAGTAACTATAAAGTATTTGACCAAGTAGCTATTGAAGCTGAAAACGATGGAGAGTGGCTGCTCAAACTCAAAGTAGATCAAAGCTTACTTCCACAACTAAGTGAAGGCTGTTATGCCGACCCCTCAGGCATGGACTTAAAATCGTTTTATGATAAAGCTTTGGCTGATGTAGCAATATCGAAAGTCGGTAGAGACGTTTTGCTGCCTATGCTTTCCGGACATTTGAATACGGAAACGATTTATGACGAAGACTTTGATGACGCTGCGGATTATGCCGAATCTCGAGGGTTAAATGAAAAACAGAGTGAAGCGGTTGGGATTGGTGTCGCATCTAAATACTTAGCGTGTATTCAAGGTCCTCCCGGAACCGGTAAAACAAAAGTTATTAGTATTATCGCCAAGCTTCTTGTAGAGGCAGGGCAGAGAGTTTTCATGACTTCTCATACCCACATGGCGATCAATAATGCACTCAACAAAATTGTAGAGGAAGGGGTTCCTGTTGCAAAAATTTGTTCGAGTGGAGGTAAGAAATCACTGAGTGATAAGGTTCAGCATTTTGAATACGCGTCAAAATGGCAAGATATACCGGATTCTGGGTATGTGATTGGTGCAACACCATTTGCTACCTGTAGTGAGCGGCTTGAAAGCTTTACATTTGACACCATCATTTTTGACGAAGCTAGCCAAATTACCGTTCCATTAGCGTTAATGGCAATGAGAAAAGGGTGTCGATTTGTATTCGTTGGGGATCATAAGCAGCTTCCTCCTGTGATACTTTCTCAATCCGTTCTTGAGGACAGTTCGGCTTTCTCTAAGATGATTCTTGGCAATGAAAAGGTTTCGGTATTGTTAAGCCAAACTTATCGCATGTCTCCAGCCCTAACTGAATGGCCTAGTAACTGTTATTACGGGGGCGAATTGGAATCGAAAAGACTACCATCGCTGTCACTATTTTCTCTACCTAAAAAACCTCACAAGTATTCCGATATCCTTTCTCACGATCGACCATCTGTATTTGTTAAAACTCCAGGGGTCAATGCCCGAAGCGTAAATAGAAAAGAAGCCGCGTTAGTGGCCGATGTGATAACCGCTGCTGTTGAAGCGGGTTTATCTGCTGAAGAGATAGGTGTTGTTACACCGTTCCGGAGTCATGCTAAAGCTTTAAAGTCTTGCCTTCAGGATAAGTTAGGGATATTTGGCTCAAAATTAGTGGTAACGGATACCGTGGAAAGGATGCAAGGCCAAGAGCGGGAAATGATTATAGTTTCATTTTGCTCATCAGATCCGCAATATATTAGCGCTATCGCTGAATTCTTTTTCCAAGCGGAACGTCTCAATGTCGCGATTACTAGACCTCAGACTAAGTTGGTTATTGTCGGCCCCGAAATTCCAGAAGACATGCTGCAACAGGTGGATGATCTTAAGGTGCGGAAAAACATTGAAGATTATAAATCTCTGGTTCGTCACTGTTATAAAGTGGAAGTAGATTAA
- a CDS encoding UvrD-helicase domain-containing protein — protein sequence MAHIDTITGLDRKHRRHFKKVFNKLNDEFFIRESLLDALQVAPCIIEGPCNSWVFVGVHSEIPDSMSLFKLMKFNDSMLKLGLKPIQYLAVVDNMTFAEESTFQVDGSLQVISSLSDYVQIIENKTFIERGEQLIHAALTEFTIDSHSRIKRTFFPESVIPAQCSTRRGKASVDNTAKLLPFFLDYDQELATRLDMVESVDSEEEAQEDISVRLINGVAGSGKTLILINRAALYCKKYPEKKVLLAIHNKPVTEDIKYRFETWLKGIPDNLEIATFHSFALKQYSKSYQRVTPVFGDVHMKEEKKTVLSDKNEAYTQLSLTDEQIWSELEYINDYLIKDKEEYLEFDRQGRGFALQKSQREHIWQLYIDFSAQLSSVKKYLPSLYIKEVALSDKPLEQFDHILLDEAQFFAPSWLQLIKRSLTPGGQLFICADPNQGFLKSRLSWKSVGLNVRGRTKRLNHSYRTTYEIMVAANALLDDLEGSPEDYVKPDYEKMSRGLKPQILYSRNVQDEKKRFLNELAVLVQSGTVALHQIMVLCSSEYNQWTLKQDIEKRIGSNKVINYNNSKELADNVGSKIRLLNINSCTGMESGTVFVLGCGQIINQPKNLELSDSEREEVLQESMRKLYVAMTRAGQKLVVFSTEEFPVSVEKHIEITGEVTQV from the coding sequence ATGGCACATATAGATACAATTACAGGCTTAGACCGCAAGCATCGACGTCATTTCAAAAAAGTATTCAATAAACTCAATGATGAATTTTTTATTCGTGAATCATTGTTAGATGCTTTACAAGTCGCTCCTTGTATTATTGAGGGGCCTTGCAATAGTTGGGTTTTTGTTGGGGTTCATTCAGAGATACCAGATAGTATGAGCCTTTTTAAATTGATGAAGTTTAATGACTCGATGTTGAAGTTAGGTTTAAAACCTATCCAATATCTGGCAGTCGTTGATAATATGACTTTCGCAGAAGAAAGTACTTTCCAAGTTGACGGTTCTCTCCAAGTTATTAGTTCGCTCTCTGATTATGTACAAATAATTGAGAACAAAACGTTTATCGAGCGTGGTGAACAGCTAATCCATGCAGCATTAACCGAGTTTACTATCGACTCGCATTCACGAATCAAACGAACGTTTTTTCCAGAGTCGGTTATTCCTGCACAGTGTAGTACTCGTCGAGGCAAAGCCTCCGTTGACAATACCGCCAAGCTGCTCCCATTTTTTTTAGATTACGATCAAGAATTGGCGACAAGGCTAGACATGGTTGAGTCTGTCGATTCTGAAGAAGAAGCTCAAGAAGACATTTCTGTAAGGTTGATAAATGGGGTGGCGGGCAGTGGAAAAACTCTGATTTTGATTAATCGTGCCGCTCTATATTGCAAGAAATACCCTGAAAAAAAGGTGCTTCTTGCGATACACAATAAACCAGTGACAGAAGATATTAAATACAGATTCGAAACCTGGCTTAAAGGTATACCTGATAACCTTGAAATTGCCACCTTTCACTCGTTTGCATTAAAACAGTACAGCAAAAGCTATCAACGTGTTACGCCAGTATTTGGCGATGTGCACATGAAAGAAGAAAAGAAGACCGTTTTAAGTGATAAAAATGAAGCTTACACGCAACTATCGTTAACCGATGAGCAGATTTGGTCTGAGCTAGAGTACATCAATGACTATTTAATTAAAGACAAAGAAGAGTACTTGGAATTCGATCGACAAGGTCGTGGGTTTGCACTACAAAAAAGCCAGCGAGAACATATTTGGCAGTTGTATATCGATTTTTCTGCTCAGTTGTCGTCAGTTAAGAAATACCTACCGAGTCTATATATCAAGGAAGTGGCGTTATCAGACAAACCACTTGAACAGTTTGATCACATACTGCTAGATGAGGCTCAATTTTTCGCGCCATCTTGGTTACAGTTAATTAAACGTTCATTGACACCGGGTGGACAATTATTTATTTGTGCTGACCCTAACCAAGGTTTCTTAAAAAGCCGTTTAAGTTGGAAGAGTGTAGGTTTGAATGTTCGAGGGCGCACTAAGCGTCTGAATCATTCTTACAGAACGACTTATGAAATAATGGTCGCTGCGAACGCTCTACTCGATGATCTCGAAGGAAGCCCTGAAGATTACGTGAAGCCTGACTATGAAAAAATGTCCAGAGGACTCAAACCTCAAATCCTATATTCCCGAAACGTTCAAGATGAGAAAAAAAGATTCCTGAACGAACTCGCAGTACTGGTTCAGTCGGGAACCGTCGCTCTTCATCAGATCATGGTTTTATGCAGCTCAGAGTATAATCAATGGACACTAAAGCAAGATATTGAAAAACGTATTGGTTCAAACAAGGTCATTAACTACAACAACTCCAAAGAGTTAGCGGATAACGTAGGAAGCAAAATTAGACTACTTAATATCAATAGTTGTACGGGTATGGAATCTGGTACGGTATTTGTTCTTGGCTGTGGTCAAATAATTAACCAGCCTAAGAATCTAGAGTTGAGTGATTCGGAAAGAGAAGAAGTATTGCAAGAATCAATGCGTAAACTTTATGTAGCAATGACGAGAGCTGGACAAAAGTTAGTCGTTTTCAGTACTGAAGAGTTTCCAGTGAGCGTTGAAAAACATATTGAAATCACGGGAGAAGTTACCCAAGTTTAG